A region from the Ichthyobacterium seriolicida genome encodes:
- a CDS encoding OmpH family outer membrane protein, translating into MSGTFKIKMTLTNCVKSISVLVFSLFFVQASHAQIGHVNSAEILTVMPETKKIETELESIRKTYEDELMVMVKELEEKNKKYQKEATGKGDAINEQRMKSLQEMQIRIEKFRETAATELQQKQIKLMEPIRDRIRVAIEAVRKAKKLDYILDVISGGIVAFDPSKDVTSDVKSKLKTS; encoded by the coding sequence ATGAGTGGAACTTTTAAAATAAAAATGACTTTAACGAATTGTGTCAAGAGTATTTCTGTTTTGGTGTTTAGTTTGTTTTTTGTCCAGGCGTCTCATGCTCAGATTGGGCATGTAAATAGTGCCGAAATATTAACTGTTATGCCAGAGACCAAAAAGATAGAGACTGAATTAGAATCTATAAGAAAGACTTATGAAGACGAGCTCATGGTAATGGTAAAGGAGTTAGAGGAAAAAAATAAAAAATATCAAAAGGAGGCTACAGGTAAGGGAGATGCTATAAATGAACAGAGGATGAAAAGTTTGCAAGAGATGCAAATTAGAATTGAAAAATTTAGAGAAACTGCTGCTACAGAGTTACAACAAAAACAGATCAAGTTAATGGAGCCTATCAGAGATAGGATTAGAGTTGCCATAGAGGCTGTAAGAAAGGCTAAGAAATTAGATTATATACTCGATGTAATATCAGGAGGAATAGTAGCTTTTGACCCTTCAAAGGATGTGACCTCTGATGTAAAAAGTAAGTTAAAAACAAGTTAA
- the bamA gene encoding outer membrane protein assembly factor BamA: protein MTKKLSKVLLAGFVLFISVSTNIKAQEYISTSSFRNPVSYIIRDIKIVGNNRFDSDPIIVFLGLKKGQEISIPGDDISNIIKKLWKQSQFEDISVYASKVTKDSVDIEISLKELTQLSEYEISGISESEADDIVKELKLNKGRMITKNLITETENYIRNKYINDGYLNTEVRVFKEEDLSDKKGSILKVDVNLQNAIKINDITFKGNNSIHSRHLKGEMEKTFEKSFWNWFKTSKFVDKDYREDLNKVIDYYKKNGYRDARISSERVYKFDDYNINIEIEVDEGKKYFYRDIKFVGNSKYTDEQLQSILKIEKDDVYDTSLLNKMTSGSPDGDDIKTLYLDQGHLFARVTPVEVSVKKDSVDVEIRIFEGEPVTINRVIVKGNTRTKDHVILREIRTRPGQLFSKTDLQRSFREISQLSFFDPEKIGIVPKPDPLTNTVDIEYSLVEKSSSQIELQGGWGRNQFIGSLGLSLNNLSAGSLFDPDEWNPIPMGDGQKISLRVQASVSHQTYSFSFTEPWLGGETPTNLSFSAHHTVQVPFDSRRRGRDSNSSMGITGVTVGLGKRLEFPDDYFVLYQSLNFKRYSLENYRLNLLSFSNGNSNGITYSVSLGRNSSGPSPIYPRTGSDVSVSIELTPPYSLFMKNENVRPGDDATTEELEDYDRKIHKWVEYYKVKIKNIWYSQVFLEDLVFRVGSEMGFINAYDNEILSPFERFYLGGDGLNQYPDGRENIGLRGYANNSLSTQEGATIYNKYNIELRYPVVLSPTASIYLLSFVEAGNSFLNFKDYDPFLLKRSAGFGARIFMPMFGMLGIDLGYGFDGTLGNNNKSGWQTHFVIGQQF from the coding sequence ATGACAAAAAAACTATCAAAGGTACTATTAGCAGGTTTTGTATTATTTATATCTGTTAGTACAAATATAAAAGCTCAAGAATACATAAGTACTTCATCTTTTAGAAATCCAGTAAGTTACATCATAAGAGACATAAAAATTGTAGGCAATAATCGTTTTGATTCTGATCCTATAATAGTTTTTTTGGGTTTAAAAAAAGGACAGGAAATAAGTATTCCAGGCGATGATATATCTAATATTATAAAAAAACTTTGGAAGCAATCGCAGTTTGAGGATATTTCAGTATACGCTTCGAAAGTCACAAAGGACAGTGTGGATATAGAAATATCACTAAAAGAGTTGACGCAATTATCAGAGTATGAGATATCGGGAATAAGCGAATCCGAAGCAGATGATATAGTTAAAGAGCTAAAACTGAATAAGGGCAGGATGATCACCAAAAATTTGATAACTGAGACAGAAAACTATATCAGGAATAAATACATAAACGATGGATATTTAAACACTGAGGTGAGAGTATTCAAAGAGGAGGATTTATCTGATAAGAAGGGGTCGATTTTAAAAGTAGATGTGAATTTACAGAATGCTATAAAGATAAATGACATAACTTTTAAGGGTAATAATTCCATACATTCTCGTCATTTAAAGGGGGAGATGGAAAAGACATTTGAAAAGAGTTTTTGGAATTGGTTTAAGACATCTAAGTTTGTAGACAAGGATTATCGTGAAGATTTAAACAAGGTAATAGACTATTATAAGAAAAATGGTTATAGGGATGCTCGCATATCAAGTGAAAGAGTTTATAAGTTTGACGATTACAATATCAATATAGAGATAGAGGTAGACGAAGGAAAAAAATATTTTTATAGAGACATAAAATTTGTTGGAAACTCAAAATACACCGATGAGCAATTACAGAGTATTCTAAAAATAGAGAAAGATGATGTTTACGATACATCACTGTTGAATAAAATGACTTCTGGGTCTCCAGATGGCGATGATATTAAGACCTTATATTTAGATCAGGGACATTTATTTGCGAGGGTTACTCCTGTGGAGGTTAGTGTGAAAAAAGATTCTGTTGATGTCGAAATAAGAATTTTCGAAGGAGAGCCAGTTACTATAAACAGAGTTATAGTCAAGGGAAATACTAGAACCAAGGATCACGTTATCTTGCGTGAGATAAGAACTAGGCCAGGTCAGTTGTTTAGCAAAACAGATTTACAGCGTTCATTTAGGGAGATAAGCCAATTGTCTTTTTTCGATCCAGAAAAAATAGGTATAGTTCCCAAACCAGATCCTTTGACTAATACTGTTGACATAGAGTATTCTTTGGTCGAAAAGTCCAGCAGTCAAATAGAATTACAAGGAGGTTGGGGCAGGAATCAATTTATAGGTAGTCTAGGACTCTCTCTTAATAATTTATCAGCTGGCAGTTTATTTGATCCCGATGAGTGGAATCCTATCCCTATGGGTGACGGTCAAAAAATATCTTTGAGAGTGCAGGCTAGTGTTTCTCATCAGACATATAGTTTTTCATTTACTGAACCTTGGTTGGGAGGAGAAACTCCTACTAATTTATCATTTTCTGCTCATCATACAGTTCAAGTTCCCTTTGATAGCAGGAGACGTGGAAGGGATAGCAATAGTAGTATGGGAATCACTGGTGTGACTGTAGGTTTAGGAAAGAGGTTAGAATTTCCAGATGACTATTTTGTTTTGTATCAAAGTTTAAATTTTAAGAGATATTCTCTTGAGAACTACAGGTTAAATCTATTGAGTTTCTCAAATGGAAATTCAAATGGAATTACATATTCTGTCTCTTTAGGTAGAAATTCATCAGGGCCTAGTCCTATTTATCCTAGAACAGGTTCAGATGTAAGTGTTTCTATAGAGCTGACTCCTCCGTATTCTTTGTTTATGAAAAATGAGAATGTGCGTCCAGGAGACGATGCTACTACAGAGGAATTAGAAGACTACGATAGGAAAATACACAAGTGGGTGGAGTACTACAAGGTGAAGATTAAAAACATTTGGTATTCTCAAGTATTCTTAGAGGATTTAGTTTTTAGAGTAGGTTCGGAGATGGGTTTTATAAATGCATATGACAACGAGATTTTATCTCCTTTCGAACGTTTTTATTTGGGAGGAGATGGGTTGAATCAATATCCCGACGGTAGAGAAAACATAGGTTTGAGGGGATATGCCAATAATAGTTTATCCACACAGGAGGGGGCGACTATTTATAATAAATACAACATTGAATTGAGATATCCAGTAGTTTTAAGTCCTACTGCTAGTATTTACTTACTCAGCTTTGTAGAAGCTGGTAATTCTTTTTTAAATTTTAAAGACTACGATCCCTTTTTGTTAAAGAGATCAGCTGGTTTTGGAGCTAGAATATTTATGCCGATGTTTGGAATGTTAGGAATTGATTTGGGGTATGGTTTTGATGGAACCTTAGGAAATAATAATAAATCTGGATGGCAGACACATTTTGTAATTGGTCAACAATTTTAA
- a CDS encoding OmpH family outer membrane protein — translation MSVKSTIFLTVFSFSSLFSAAQRIGYVDVKYILENFPSYKEAQGQIDQLSKEWQSEIDLKNKEIKKVQNEFLANKALFTEDMIREKESEIGLLEKDLEGLRYKRFGPDGDLIIKRQLFVRPIQDEVWNAVQEIAKKRRLDFVLDISSSGLSVLYANKKLDYSEDVLKIINK, via the coding sequence ATGAGTGTTAAAAGTACAATATTTCTAACTGTATTTTCTTTTTCATCTTTGTTTTCAGCGGCTCAGAGGATTGGATATGTAGATGTGAAGTACATCTTAGAAAACTTTCCTTCTTATAAGGAGGCACAGGGGCAGATAGATCAATTGTCTAAGGAGTGGCAATCGGAAATAGATCTTAAGAACAAGGAAATCAAAAAGGTTCAGAATGAATTTCTTGCTAACAAGGCATTGTTTACCGAGGATATGATTAGAGAAAAGGAAAGTGAGATAGGTTTATTAGAGAAAGATCTAGAAGGGTTGAGGTATAAGAGATTTGGGCCCGATGGAGATCTTATTATAAAGAGACAATTATTTGTAAGACCTATACAAGATGAGGTGTGGAATGCAGTTCAGGAGATAGCTAAAAAGAGGAGATTAGATTTTGTGTTGGATATATCGTCGAGTGGTTTGTCGGTATTGTATGCTAACAAAAAGCTTGATTATAGCGAGGATGTATTGAAAATAATAAATAAATAA